The region CCCGCAGGTCCGCCGAATAGCCAAAGCGCAGCGCAACTTCCTCAGGCAGGATTTCCATGCGCGCGATCGCCTCGGGGGGGATGCTGCGCATCTCGCGCCAGCTGGTGATCCGCTGGCCGTTGACGAGCATCACCGGTCGCCCGCTGCCGCGTCCCCGCCCACTGCCGGTCTGCGGCGAGATCGCCTCGATCAGCTCTGCGATAGAGGACGCGCCGTAGGCCGCGATGTCCTCTTCCTCGAACGTCATGATCGGCTGCTGGGGCACGTCGACGATGCCACGAAAGGCCGGCGCGGTGACGACGATCTCGTTTCCGATGACCTCGACCGGATCATCGTCGTCGACGCGGATTCCGGGTTCGCTCTGCCCGGCCCCGGCTGCGCTGGAAACAGGCGCCGCGACGTCCTGCGCGGCCGCAAGGGCAGGCATCGAAACGCTGGTGGCCAGAACGATAAGGGTCGTCAAACGCAAGCTAGGATCTCCGCCAAGAAAAGGGATGCCGCAATAAACGGTCGGCTCGACTTTCGTGCTGTTGCCGGACGAGGCCCCGGATCAGCAAGTCGCACTGCGTATTATTTTGTCGCAGGACCCTGCCAACTCGGATAAACCCCGCCGTCGGCAAAGGCTCCCGGCCCTTAGCGCTCCTGCCCGGTTTTTCCCCGCCGCACCCGGCGCTGGCCTTTTGAAGCAGCGCTCGATATGGCGCGCGAAGTCAGTTTCGTAGAAGCACGGGTTTGATCGCCGATTAGGCGCCTTTCGTACTAGTGTCTTTCGCCACCAGCGAAGGACGCCGCACATACCATTCCAATCCAGCACGCAGGTCCCGCGTTGACGCAGCTCTCCACCACCCCAGCACCGCGCCTGCTGCTCGCCTCGGCGAGCCCGCGTCGGCGCGAACTCATCACCCGGCTCGGTCTCGAGCCTGACCTGACGCTCGCCGCCGACATCGACGAGAGCGCGGCGGACCGCGAGCTCCCGCGCGCCTACGCCCGGCGCATGGCGCGCGAGAAGGCACTGGCACTGCGCGAGGACGAGGCCGCCCGCGGCATGCACATCCTTGGCGGCGACACCGTCGTCTCGTGCGGCCATCGCATCCTGCCCAAGGCCGAGGACGAAGCGACCGCACGGCTCTGCCTGGCCCTGCTCTCCGGTCGTCGCCACCGGGTGCTTTCCGCCATCGCGCTGGCAGCTCCAGACGGATCGCTGCGTGAACGCCTTGCCGAGACCGTAGTACGCTTCAAGCCGCTCTCGGCCGAAGAGATCGATGGCTACATCGCGGGCGGCGAATGGCACGGCAAGGCCGGTGGCTACGCCATCCAGGGCAGCGCCGAGGGGCTGATCGCCTGGATCTCGGGCAGCCACAGCGCCGTGGTCGGCCTGCCCCTGTTCGAGACCCGCGCGCTGCTTCGCGCCGCCGGTTTCGCGATCTCCTGAGGACCGCGTCATGGCACAGTGGCTGGTCGAGGAAGGTATCGGCGAACATCGCGCCATCCTCGTCGAGGCAGGTCAGGTCCTCGCCGCGAAGCTCCATTGGCCCGGTGCGCTCGCTCTGGGCGAGATCGCAGATGCCACGCTCGTCGCGCGCCGCGCCGGATCGCGCCGGGGGACAGCCCGCTTCGCATCGGGCGAGGAAGCCCTCGTCAATGCACTCCCGCCCTCGGCCAGCGAAGGAGCGCCCATCCGTCTCGAGGTGACCCGCGCGGCGATGGCCGAACAGGGCCGCTTCAAGCGCGCGCAGGCCCGCCCCTGCGACCGCCCGGCCCGCCCTGCCCCGCCGCTCGTCGAACGGCTCGCTGGCAGCGGGGCGAGCGCGTGCATCGTCACCCGCTTTCCCGACGATCCCTGGCCTGCGATCATCGCCGATGCGCTCGATGGCACGATCGCCTTCGAGAACGGCGAAATCCTCGTCAGCCCGACCCCGGCAATGACCCTGATCGACGTAGACGGGACGCTCGCTCCGGGCGCGCTCGCGCTCGCGGCCATTCCCGCCATCGCCGATGCCATCGCGCAGTTCGACCTTGCCGGCTCGATCGGCATCGACTTCCCCTCGCTCGAGCGCAAGGAGGAGCGCCGCCGCGTCGACGAGGCCTTGGCGGCAGCGCTTGATCACTGGCCGCACCAGTCGACCGCGATGAACGGCTTCGGCTTCGTGCAGCTGGTCGCGCGCAGCGAGGGTCCCTCGATCCTCCAGCGCGTGCGTACCCGCCCACGCGCGGCAGCAGCGCGCCTGCTGCTGCGCCGCGCCGAACAGGTAACCGAACCCGGCGTCTTGCTGCTCAGCGCGCATCCGGCGGTACGCGCCGAAGTAGGGACCGAGTGGGAGGCCGAGCTTGCCCGCCGGACCGGGCGCACCCTGCGCTGGAATTGCGATCCAGGCCTTGCGATCCACGCCGGATTCGCGCAGGCGGTCTCGTCATGACCAGTCCCGAACGCAAGTGCCCGATCTGCGGCAAGCCGCGCCAGGCCGACCACGCCCCCTTCTGCTCCAAGCGCTGCCGCGACCGCGACCTCGTCCAGTGGCTCGCCGACGGCTATGCCCTGGCCGGCCCGCCCGACTTCTCCGCGCGCCTCGAACAGGACCTTTCGAACAATCCACAGGACGATTGAATATTTGTCGCGATTTTAGGGTTGCAAAGCCCCGCGCGCTTCGCCATAGGCCCGCAACCAGCTGATCGGCGGTGACCTTCGGGACCTCGATCAGGGCGATGCCCGGGTAGCTCAGTTGGTAGAGCACATGACTGAAAATCATGGTGTCGGCGGTTCGATTCCGTCCCCGGGCACCACTCCTCTACGGAGTGGTTGCAAGCCTTCACAGACATTCGGATAATCAGCCTGACCGGCATTGCGGCACAGAGGCCGGCCGTTCGTGAGCCCGCCCGTCTTGCGCAAGCGGATGCCAGCGACTCGGCGAAGTGTTCACTCCTGATCACTCAGAGCAGCGTCGCCAAGTTAAAATCCCGCATAATCACTTCCATATGAAAAAGCGCGTGCAATACTATTTGCAATCGCTGAGTATCGCCTCACTGCAACTGCAGGAGCACGAAATATGGCATCCGGCATTACTCTCGAAACCACCGAGACCGACCAAGACCTGTTCGGAACCAACGACGAAGACACTCTTACCGCCAATCATACAGGCGCGCGTCTTTTCGGCGGCAATGGCAATGACTTGCTCCAGACAAACTTCGGCGGCTTCACCGCTGCCGACCTGGCCTTCTTCGGCGAAGCCGATGACGACCGGCTGATCGCCCGGCCCGGCGTTACCGAAATGGCCCGCCTCTTCCTTGATGGCGGTTCAGGTGACGACACCATCGAGGCGGAACCCTATTTCGTCTTCGACGGCAGCACTTTCGCCGGCACGCTCGAGAACATCGTCCACGGTGGTTATGGCGACGACGTCATCACGGCCAGCGCCGATCTCGACGAGTACGATGGCACCGCCAGCAACGTCATCGCAGGCGATAGCGGTGCCGACACCATCGAGGTCTTCGCGTCGACCAGCTTCTACGGTTTCGGTAGCGAAGCCTTCAACGTGGTCGAGGGCGGCTCGGGCCACGACCTGATCAGGGCCAGGGTCGAAGGCATCAGCAACGGCGGCGACGAAGTGGCGAACACGATCACCGGCGGGCTCGGCAACGACGACATCGAGGCCGGTGCCTACGTGACCAGCAACGCCAGTACGCAATACGTCGAGCAGGACCTGACCGGAGGTGCGGGAAGCGACAGGCTGGTCGGTTGGCTCGAAGCGGGCGATGACGGCTCAGCCGAGGCGACGCTGACCATCGACGGGGGTTCGGGCCACGATACGATCGAGGCGACCAGTGCGCTCGGCGGCGACTACTTCTCTTTCCACGAGATCGTCCATGCCCTCAATGGTGGTTCGGGGCGCGATACCATCGCCTCGTCCATCACCAGCACCGCTGCCGGGTCCTACCTCGTCACCGCGGCGGGTGGATCGGGCAGCGACGCCCTGACCTCGCTCATTGAACTCACGCCCGAGGAAGGGACCGGCGGCGAACCGGCCCACAATGTCCTGTCAGGCGACCTTGGTGCCGACACGATCCTCGCCTCGATAACGCTCGCCCCCGGCTGGTCGCTCGACGACAGCGACCTGCTCAACCAAATCGACGGTGGCCAGGGCAGCGACCTGCTCGAGGCGCAGCTCATTCTCGACCTTGATGGCGTCGAGCAGTGGGCGGACAGCTTCGATGTCGGCGAGAACGTGATCCATGGCGGTACCGGCAACGATACGCTCATCGGCAGGGTGCTGATCGAAGGCGGCGAAGACGGCGTGAGCTTCGCTGCGTCGAGTTCCCTGTACGGCGGGGCCGGTCAGGATACCCTCACCGTGATCGGCGGGACCGGAAACCTGCTCGACGGCGGCGCGCGCAACGATGTCCTCCTTGGCGGCGATGGCGCTGACAGGCTGATCGGCGGCAGCGGGGCGGACCGGCTCACCGGCGGCCTCGGCGAGGATACCTTCGTATTCGACGTGCTCGAACAGACCTATCGTCGCGACCGGGTGATGGATTTCGAGAGCGGCGTGGACACGATAGAACTCGCCACCGCCGCCTTCGCGGCACTGGCGGACCTGGGCACGGGAGCGCTGGATTCCGGAGAACTGAGCTATGGCAAAAACGCCGAAACGCCCGATCAGCACCTGTTCTACGACCAGACGACCGGCGTGCTTTATTACGATGCCGACGGCTCGGGCAGCACGGACAAAGTCCAGATCGCGATCTTCGACGATCTCGCCACGATCGAGGCGAGCGACATCTACCTCGTGTGATACCTCAGGTGCCCGAACTCCAGTCGCGCAGCTGGCTGAAATCGGCGCCCGATCGTGCGCCGAGATGCAACAGTGGCATGTCGGCCATGAAGCCGTCCGAGACCTTGTCCTTGCGCCCCCAGTCGATCAGCTCGCGCCGCCGGGTGATCGCCCAGCGTCCGTCGCGGCAGGCATATTCGTCTATGTAGCGTCCGGCCATGAACAGGTCGTATCGCTGGTCATCCTCGACCAGCCGGTGCCAAGCAAAGAAGTAGATTTCGCCATGCGCGCGGTCGCCCTCGACGGTGATGTCGGTCTGGCCGATGAGGTGCTGGCTGCCCTCCATCTGCGCGAGAAAGCCTTGCGCGAAGTCGGTGAACTCTTCCCGCGTGCCGCGCAGCAAGCCGCAGTCGACGTCGGCATCCTCGTGGAAGGCGCTGAGCTGCAACTCCCGGTCCAGCCGGTCCTGTCCGCGCATATAGGCGCTGATCGCACGAACGATGTCGCGCCGCGCGGTGAGATCGTGAATTTCGGCCTCGAGCTGTTCGATGCTTCGCGTCATCGCCCTCACCCCGCAGCCATGGCGGTGCCGGCAAGCGCATAGACCGGATCCCCTGCGCCGCGACATCCGCGCAGGTCTAGCGCGGCGTATAGCCCCTCTTCCATCTGCCGCGTGGTCGGCTCGCTGCGCATCCAGTCGAGCACGAAACTGCGCGAGGCGATCTTCCAGACGCCTTCGCGCCGCTCGAAGCTGTCGATGTAGCGCCCGCCGGTCAGCGTATCGCTTGCCGCCTGCCCGCCTCCGCGCGTCGTGGAGACCGCGATGACATATGTCTCGCCGACCGCGCTCTCGCCGCTGATCTCGATCCACTGGTTGGCGATCGAGTGGAAGGTCTGCTCGTAGACGTCCTCGACCATGGCGCAGATCGTCTCGGCGAATTCGCGGGCAGGTCCGTTGAAAGCCCCCGAAACGACGGTCGCGTCGTCGTGGAAGATGGACGCAAGAAGCTCTCGATCGGCGCGGTCCACGCCGCGGCAATAGGCCATGGTGAGGTCGGCGATCTGCTGGCGCGCGACCAGCGTTTCCAATAGGCGACCTCCCCCATCGGTGCCGGCTTCCTGCATTCCACTTTCTCCATTCGTCCTGGTTCGCTGGCGGGCCGTCTCTGTGGCCAATATCGCCATCCCTGCATCCCCGCTTCCATGACCGCCCGCGGGAACGTGGCTTTCAAGCGGCCCAAGCCCCGGCTTGCTGAAGCGGCCCGACCAGTTGAGATTGGTGTCGAGGACATAGGCCCTGTGCGCGAGACGCCACTGGCCAGCGCGCTTTTCGTGGCGATCGAGGTAGCGTCCACAGATCAGTCGCTGCACCGGGCTGTCGGCCACGCTCTCGTCTCCGGCATAGGCCATGACGTAGCTTTCCGAGGTCGCGACAGCGCCCTCGAGCGCGATCCACATCTGCGCGGTGCGGTGCTGGGTCACTGGCCCCTGCGCCTGCGCGCCTGCGAGGATCGGGGCGAAGTCTGCCGCGGCGCCTTCGAAGAAGCCGTAGTCGACCGTGCCGTCGCGATGATAGCACTGGGCCAGCATCGCCGCGTCCGCACGGTCCACCGCGCGGCTGTGCTGCGCGAGGTTCGTGCGGATCGCGGCGTGATCGGCAAGCGCCTCCAGGTTCACGAGATCGTCTCGCCGTTGTCGATGACGATGTGCGTGCCGGTGATCTGGCGCGATTCTTCCGAGGCGAGGAAAAGGACGAGGTTGGCGACGTCCTCGGGCTTGCCCTGGCCATGCGCCTCGACCTGGTCGAGCCCGGCATCGCCGCCGGGCAGTTCGGCGAGCGCCTGCTGCGTCATCGGCGTCTCGTGGGCACCGGGCGCGATGGCGTTGACCCGCACGGCCAGCGCCTGTTCCTGACAATGCACCGCAACGCTGCGGGTCAGCGCGATAATCCCGGCCTTCGCCGCGCTATAGGCGGGGATCGCACTGATCCCCTTGAGCGCGGCCACCGAGGCGACGTTGATGATCGAGCCGCGCGTCGTCGCCCCGCCGCTGCGGCGCGAGCCCATGTGCGGCAAGGCGCTCTTGCAGCCAAGGAAACAGCCCTCGACCATGACCTGCATCTGCAGCCGGAAGCTCTCCAGCTCGCAGTTCTCGACATTGGCGAAGCGGACCAGCCCCGCGTTGTTCACCAGCACGTCGAGCCCGCCGAAGTGCGCGACAACCTTGGCAACGACATCGCGCCACTGCGCCTCGTCGCGCACGTCGTGCTCGAGAAACAGCACGCCCGGGATCGAGGCCGCAACCTCGCGCCCGCGATCGCCCTGTACATCGGTGATCGCGACCTTCGCACCCTCGGCGGCGAGGAGCCGCGCGTCGGCGGCCCCCAGTCCCGAGGCCCCGCCGGTAATCAGCGCGACCTTGCCTTCCACTCTGCCCATGAGCCCACTCCCGATCAGAAGTTGAAGGAGGCCGAGGCGCCCCACTGGCGCGGCGATCCATAACCGGCGATGCCGCCGTATCCGGGGCTGTCGTAGACGGTCGACATGTAGCGGGTGTCGAGCAGGTTCTTCGCCCAGAGCCCGATCGACCAGGCGCGCCCGTCGGGGTAATAGGTGATCGATCCATCGATAAGGTGCGTTGGCTGGATGCGCGAACGCGGGGTATCGAGGATCGCGGTGTAGTACTTCGC is a window of Novosphingobium aureum DNA encoding:
- a CDS encoding Maf family protein, whose translation is MTQLSTTPAPRLLLASASPRRRELITRLGLEPDLTLAADIDESAADRELPRAYARRMAREKALALREDEAARGMHILGGDTVVSCGHRILPKAEDEATARLCLALLSGRRHRVLSAIALAAPDGSLRERLAETVVRFKPLSAEEIDGYIAGGEWHGKAGGYAIQGSAEGLIAWISGSHSAVVGLPLFETRALLRAAGFAIS
- a CDS encoding ribonuclease, encoding MAQWLVEEGIGEHRAILVEAGQVLAAKLHWPGALALGEIADATLVARRAGSRRGTARFASGEEALVNALPPSASEGAPIRLEVTRAAMAEQGRFKRAQARPCDRPARPAPPLVERLAGSGASACIVTRFPDDPWPAIIADALDGTIAFENGEILVSPTPAMTLIDVDGTLAPGALALAAIPAIADAIAQFDLAGSIGIDFPSLERKEERRRVDEALAAALDHWPHQSTAMNGFGFVQLVARSEGPSILQRVRTRPRAAAARLLLRRAEQVTEPGVLLLSAHPAVRAEVGTEWEAELARRTGRTLRWNCDPGLAIHAGFAQAVSS
- the yacG gene encoding DNA gyrase inhibitor YacG, with translation MTSPERKCPICGKPRQADHAPFCSKRCRDRDLVQWLADGYALAGPPDFSARLEQDLSNNPQDD
- a CDS encoding calcium-binding protein; its protein translation is MASGITLETTETDQDLFGTNDEDTLTANHTGARLFGGNGNDLLQTNFGGFTAADLAFFGEADDDRLIARPGVTEMARLFLDGGSGDDTIEAEPYFVFDGSTFAGTLENIVHGGYGDDVITASADLDEYDGTASNVIAGDSGADTIEVFASTSFYGFGSEAFNVVEGGSGHDLIRARVEGISNGGDEVANTITGGLGNDDIEAGAYVTSNASTQYVEQDLTGGAGSDRLVGWLEAGDDGSAEATLTIDGGSGHDTIEATSALGGDYFSFHEIVHALNGGSGRDTIASSITSTAAGSYLVTAAGGSGSDALTSLIELTPEEGTGGEPAHNVLSGDLGADTILASITLAPGWSLDDSDLLNQIDGGQGSDLLEAQLILDLDGVEQWADSFDVGENVIHGGTGNDTLIGRVLIEGGEDGVSFAASSSLYGGAGQDTLTVIGGTGNLLDGGARNDVLLGGDGADRLIGGSGADRLTGGLGEDTFVFDVLEQTYRRDRVMDFESGVDTIELATAAFAALADLGTGALDSGELSYGKNAETPDQHLFYDQTTGVLYYDADGSGSTDKVQIAIFDDLATIEASDIYLV
- a CDS encoding nuclear transport factor 2 family protein; translation: MTRSIEQLEAEIHDLTARRDIVRAISAYMRGQDRLDRELQLSAFHEDADVDCGLLRGTREEFTDFAQGFLAQMEGSQHLIGQTDITVEGDRAHGEIYFFAWHRLVEDDQRYDLFMAGRYIDEYACRDGRWAITRRRELIDWGRKDKVSDGFMADMPLLHLGARSGADFSQLRDWSSGT
- a CDS encoding nuclear transport factor 2 family protein gives rise to the protein MNLEALADHAAIRTNLAQHSRAVDRADAAMLAQCYHRDGTVDYGFFEGAAADFAPILAGAQAQGPVTQHRTAQMWIALEGAVATSESYVMAYAGDESVADSPVQRLICGRYLDRHEKRAGQWRLAHRAYVLDTNLNWSGRFSKPGLGPLESHVPAGGHGSGDAGMAILATETARQRTRTNGESGMQEAGTDGGGRLLETLVARQQIADLTMAYCRGVDRADRELLASIFHDDATVVSGAFNGPAREFAETICAMVEDVYEQTFHSIANQWIEISGESAVGETYVIAVSTTRGGGQAASDTLTGGRYIDSFERREGVWKIASRSFVLDWMRSEPTTRQMEEGLYAALDLRGCRGAGDPVYALAGTAMAAG
- a CDS encoding SDR family NAD(P)-dependent oxidoreductase, whose protein sequence is MGRVEGKVALITGGASGLGAADARLLAAEGAKVAITDVQGDRGREVAASIPGVLFLEHDVRDEAQWRDVVAKVVAHFGGLDVLVNNAGLVRFANVENCELESFRLQMQVMVEGCFLGCKSALPHMGSRRSGGATTRGSIINVASVAALKGISAIPAYSAAKAGIIALTRSVAVHCQEQALAVRVNAIAPGAHETPMTQQALAELPGGDAGLDQVEAHGQGKPEDVANLVLFLASEESRQITGTHIVIDNGETIS